In the genome of Chloroflexota bacterium, the window CAGGATCGTAGGCGGGGCTTTCAATACCCGAAGACGCGGCACGACGACATCTACATGCAATCGCCCTGGCGCTGCCCTCAGGGCGATTGCATGTTCATTGGTGTCCCCGGAGCATCATGGAACGGGCGGTCGGGGGTTGAAACCCCCGCCTACAGTCATTCAGTCGCTGCGCGACGGCCGTTGGGAACGGCAGGCACTGGTGCGACTGGAGCGTCGCGCAGCGACTGCAGGATCGTAGGCGGGGCTTTCAAGCCCCGACGCGGCGGCACGACGACATCAACATGCAATCGCCCTGGCGTCTGCCTTCCTCATGCCCGGCCAAGGGTGATTGCCCGTTGGGCGGGTCGTGCAGCGTCGTCGAGGCTTTCAACCTCCGACTGCCCGTTTCATGGCGTTGCAGAAACATCAACGAACGTGCACTCGCCCTGAAACTGCGCCCAGCTCGTTCGCTGTTGCCGGCCCGGCGGCCGCCACGCGCGACTCGCTCGCGGTCACGTGGTCACCGCAGCACCGTGACGTCGCCGAGGCTCAGCTCCTCGCGTGACGGCAGCGCCTCGGCTCCAGCACGTGCGGTCACCCGGGCCGGGCCAGCGTTCGGCCGCGGCAGCCCGATGGTCAGCGTGTACTCGCCGGGCGGCACGTCGTCCACCAGGAGCCGCATCGTCTGCACCTGCCACTGACCAGACTTCCAGGTATGCAGCTCCTGAGAGCCCTCTCCGATCTTCCACTGGCCTTCCCAGGCCGTATCGCCCGAGGCATCCCGCAGACGAGTGATCAGCGCATGTTCGGGTGCGCGATCCTGGGTCGCCTCGAGCATCAGCGTGAGATCGACCCGCGAACCGGTCTTGATCGTCCGGCTCTCCAGGTCGTATCCGAGCAGCAAGGCCGGCCCAAGCGTCACATCGGTCTGCTGCGCCAGACTGCCAAGCATCGCCGCGCGGGCGGCCGTCAGATCGACACCCGGGGCCACGTACACCCGCCGATACCGGTTCGGCCGCCGCTGGACGTACCCTTTGACGAGCACGTACTCACGGTCGGCCCAGGTCAGGTAGCGCTGAACGCCGCCCAGGTGGTCGTCGGTCAGCACCAGCACCCTGGCGTCGAAGCGGCGGGTGTCGGCAATCGCCTGATCGGCGCTCAACGCCCGCGCCCCGATCCGGCTGATCGAGAGGTCGGCGAGCGGCGGAGGCACGAGCCGCCCGGTCACCATCGCGAGATAGGCGTCATCCACGACCACGAACTGATCCGGCCCAGCCGCGGCCTGCACGATGGCGAGATCGTCGGCGTAGCGCCTCATGTCCGAGCCGGCGTGACGGTAGACGATCGAGCGCGTCTCGGCGGCGAGGCCCGGAGCCTGCGCCAGCACGATCAGCGCGGCCACACCCGCGACGCCGCCAGCGGCCAGTTGCACGGGGGCGCGCGAGCCGAACCCCAACCTCGCCACCTCGGCGAACCCTGTGCCGGCAAGGATCGCCAGCGGCGGCAGCAGGTAGGTGACGTGCTTCGGCCAGAGCGGCGAGTAGACCAACAGCGCGCCGGCGGCTCCGACCGTCCAGGCCAGCACGGCGATCCCGAGCGGTGGTCGTCTGACGAGCGTCACCACACCGCCGAGCAGCGCCGCCAGCCAGACGCCGAGACTGTCGCGCTGGAGCTCTTGCGCGACGATCTGACCGTTGGCGAGCATGTCCCAGCCACGAGCGGCCCGCGCCCCGACCCGGTAGGCCACGACCTGCTCGTAGACGACCTGCGGCCCGATGGCGACGATTGCGAGCGCACAGACCGCAAGCCCGACCGTCGTGTAGATGCCCAGATCGGTCAGCCGCGCAGGCCACGAACGCGCTCGCTCGCCGGCCGAGGCCGCCGGTGGCGCAAGAATCAGCACCAGCGCACCGAAACCGGCGACCGCCGCCATCGGCTTGGCGAGCGTCCCGACCGCCAGCAGCACGACCGATCCGATCAGCCAGCCGCGCCCGCCGGCCTGACGGTACCGCACGAGCAGCGCCAGGCCGAGGGCGGTCGGCGCAAGCGAGGGCTGCTCGACGAACGCCAGCCGCGAGTTCTCGAGGAAGACCGGGCTGACCGCCAGCACGAGACCCGTCGCGATGCCCGCGAGCGGCCCGGCGAGGCTGCGCGCCAGCACGGCCGATGCACCCAGGGCCAGCAGGCTCGCCAGGACCGCCGTCAGCCGCCCAACGACGATGTCTGGCCCGAGCAGCGCCGTTAGCGGGTAGAACAGCCAGAGCGAGAGCGGCCCTTGCGAAGCGTAGATCTCTGAGACGGGCTTGAAGCCGGCGGCCAGCAGCCGGAGCTGGACGCCCCGGATCCCCTCGTCCGAGAGGTCGGTCGGGTCGGCAAGGCCCGGCAGGCGCACGGCAACGGCCAGCGCGAGGACGCCTGCCAGCAGCGCGGCCTCGGCGAGACGCCCCACCGGCAGCATGCTCGGCCGTTCGGGCGCGCGGCCAACTCTCGCCCCGTCGGCCGCCGCGCTCACCGGCGCCGCCACGCCTCGCCTCGTCGCCTGGGACCGGCGCTCACAGCAGCACCTCGCCAGCCACCACCCGCCGGATGCCGCCATCGGTCAGCCGGAGCAACAGCGTACCGTCGCGCTCGCCGCCGAGCACCGTGCCGGTCAGCTCCTGCTCGCCCTCGCGGACGCGGACCCGCTGATCGCGACCCCAGAGCCGCCCGTTCCAGGCCTGCCAGAGCGCGTCGGTCTTCAGGTGACGGTCGTCGCGCAGCCAGGAGTCCAGCCGCTCGACGATCAGGGCCAGCAGCTCGCCCCGGTGGACCTGACGCCCGGCCTGGATCGAGAGCGAGGTGGCGTTCGGCAGCTCGGCCAGCTCTTCCGAGTCGAGGTTCACGTTGATCCCGAACCCGACGATCACGGTCTGTTCGCGGCCGTCGCTGCTCGCTTCGGCCAGCACGCCCATGGTCTTCTGGCCGTCCAACATCACGTCGTTCGGCCACTTGATGGCCGGTTCCAGCGCCAGCAGCCGCTCGATGGCCTCGCAGACCGACACCGCGACGAGCACCGTGTAGGTGTGCGGCGGCGCGGCCGGCCGACGCAGCAGGACGGTCGTCAGCAGCCCGGCGTACGGCGGGCAGACCCAGACCCGTCCCTGCCGTCCTCGTCCCTGCGACTGGTAGTCGGTCACGAACAACGTGCGATCCGGCCAGCCCCCGCGGGCCGCCTCGCGCGCCAGATCCATCGTGGATTCGACGCTCGGCTCGTGCAGAACGTGCCAGCCCGACGGCAGCACGACCCGTTCAAGGAACGGTCCCAGTTGGTCGTCGGCGCGTCCCGGCATGACGAGAGCGGAGTATACAGGCTGGCGTTCGACGTGGTCCGTCCCGTACCCTCGCCTACGCTATGGGACGTGAGCTGCCGCTGCTGCTGCTCGGCACGACCAGCCAGGGCAAGATCCGCGAGCTGCGTGAGCTGCTGGCCGATCTGCCGGCCCGCATCGTCGTGCCGGCCGATCTCGGCATCGACCTGGATGTGGTCGAAGGCGAGACGTCGTTCGTCGCCAACGCCATGCTGAAGGCGCGGGCGTTCCGTCGAGCCAGCAAGGTACTGACCGTGGCCGAGGATTCGGGCTTCGAGGTCGACGCGCTCAACGGCGAGCCGGGCGTCATCTCGGCGCGCTGGGGCGGGACGGACTACAGCGTCAAGAATCAACTGATCGTGGACCGGCTGGCCGGCCTTCCGCCAGCGCAGCGCGCCTGCCGATACGTCACCGTGCTGGCCGTGGCCGCGCTCGACGGCAAAGTCTACCGTCGAACGGGGACGTGCGAAGGCCAGGTGGCTGAGCGCCCAGCCGGCGACGGCGGCTTCGGCTACGACCCGATCTTCTACGTCCCACAGCTCGGGAAGACGATGGCCGAGATTCCCCAGACGTTGAAGGGTACCTTCAGCCATCGTGGGCGGGCTGCCACCAAGGCGCTTCCACTGCTGCGCTTGCTCCTGGCGAAATAGGCGCATCGCCTTCCGTTCATCTCTGGCCCGGCGTTTACGAGCGGTCATATACTCCGTGAGACGCCCTTTGGCGGACGGGCGAACGACACGGATGCGCCGACACCCCCCGTCCCGCACCCACCGCGGAGCCTCTGTGCTACACCTTCAGCGAGCCTCCGGGCTGCTCTTTCTGCTCTTTCTCCTGATCGCGGCCTGTGCCCCGGCCGCCGTCCCGACCCCCACCGCGAAGCCAGCCGCACCGGCTGCGACCCAACCAGCGCCACCGGTGCAGTCCGCGCCGACGAGCGCCCCGGCCGCGGCGGCCGCCACGTCAGCGCCGGCCGCGTCTGCGGCTCGCTCGACCCCTGAGCGGGGCCGCACCGCCACCCCGACGCCTGAGCCGCCGGCCACGCCCGAGACGAAGCAGTACAACACGCCGACCCCGGTCACGCAGGTGGCGGCAGACATTACGATCCGGCCGGTCGTCGAGGGCGTCCTGGTCCCGATGGCGATGCAGTTCGCGCCGGACGGCCGGGTCTTCTTCAACGAGGTCTCGAAGGGCCTCGTCCGGATCGTGAAGGCGGATGGCACGCTCCAGGAGGAGCCGTTCGTCCAGTTGCGGGTCGCCCAGCGCAAGGAGATGGGCGCGCTCGGCCTGGCGCTGCACCCTGACTTCGCCAGGAACCACTGGGTCTACGTCTTCTACTCGCAGGCCAAGAACGACATCGGCGACCCCGAGGACAATCGCGTCGTCCGGTACACCGAGAAGGACGGCCTCGCCACCGAGCGCACGCCGATCATCCGCGATCTGCCGGCCGGCATCTGCTGCCACAACGGCGGCCGCCTCGGCTTTGGCAGGGACGGCAAGCTGTATGTGACCGTTGGAGACGTCAACCAGGACGACCGCGCCCAGAACCCGAAGCGCCTCAACGGCAAGATCCTGCGCCTGAACGACGACGGCAGCATCCCGGGCGACAATCCAGATCCGTCCTCGCCGGTCTACGCGACTGGCTTCCGCAACCCGTACGGGCTGGCATTTCACCCGGTCAGCGGCGTGCCGTACATCACCGAGAACGGCGAGGTCGGCC includes:
- a CDS encoding biotin--[acetyl-CoA-carboxylase] ligase, whose amino-acid sequence is MPGRADDQLGPFLERVVLPSGWHVLHEPSVESTMDLAREAARGGWPDRTLFVTDYQSQGRGRQGRVWVCPPYAGLLTTVLLRRPAAPPHTYTVLVAVSVCEAIERLLALEPAIKWPNDVMLDGQKTMGVLAEASSDGREQTVIVGFGINVNLDSEELAELPNATSLSIQAGRQVHRGELLALIVERLDSWLRDDRHLKTDALWQAWNGRLWGRDQRVRVREGEQELTGTVLGGERDGTLLLRLTDGGIRRVVAGEVLL
- a CDS encoding PQQ-dependent sugar dehydrogenase, producing MLHLQRASGLLFLLFLLIAACAPAAVPTPTAKPAAPAATQPAPPVQSAPTSAPAAAAATSAPAASAARSTPERGRTATPTPEPPATPETKQYNTPTPVTQVAADITIRPVVEGVLVPMAMQFAPDGRVFFNEVSKGLVRIVKADGTLQEEPFVQLRVAQRKEMGALGLALHPDFARNHWVYVFYSQAKNDIGDPEDNRVVRYTEKDGLATERTPIIRDLPAGICCHNGGRLGFGRDGKLYVTVGDVNQDDRAQNPKRLNGKILRLNDDGSIPGDNPDPSSPVYATGFRNPYGLAFHPVSGVPYITENGEVGHDEVNRVVAGGNYGNPVAEGYAHQPGFIDPIWETERGRIAPSGATFYTGTAMPEYAGDFFFCSYNTGDLTRMRFGGPNFDQLLEQDVLAKICYLDVAAAPDGSLWIAGVTSILRFGR
- a CDS encoding glycosyltransferase family 39 protein, which translates into the protein MAAPVSAAADGARVGRAPERPSMLPVGRLAEAALLAGVLALAVAVRLPGLADPTDLSDEGIRGVQLRLLAAGFKPVSEIYASQGPLSLWLFYPLTALLGPDIVVGRLTAVLASLLALGASAVLARSLAGPLAGIATGLVLAVSPVFLENSRLAFVEQPSLAPTALGLALLVRYRQAGGRGWLIGSVVLLAVGTLAKPMAAVAGFGALVLILAPPAASAGERARSWPARLTDLGIYTTVGLAVCALAIVAIGPQVVYEQVVAYRVGARAARGWDMLANGQIVAQELQRDSLGVWLAALLGGVVTLVRRPPLGIAVLAWTVGAAGALLVYSPLWPKHVTYLLPPLAILAGTGFAEVARLGFGSRAPVQLAAGGVAGVAALIVLAQAPGLAAETRSIVYRHAGSDMRRYADDLAIVQAAAGPDQFVVVDDAYLAMVTGRLVPPPLADLSISRIGARALSADQAIADTRRFDARVLVLTDDHLGGVQRYLTWADREYVLVKGYVQRRPNRYRRVYVAPGVDLTAARAAMLGSLAQQTDVTLGPALLLGYDLESRTIKTGSRVDLTLMLEATQDRAPEHALITRLRDASGDTAWEGQWKIGEGSQELHTWKSGQWQVQTMRLLVDDVPPGEYTLTIGLPRPNAGPARVTARAGAEALPSREELSLGDVTVLR
- a CDS encoding non-canonical purine NTP pyrophosphatase yields the protein MGRELPLLLLGTTSQGKIRELRELLADLPARIVVPADLGIDLDVVEGETSFVANAMLKARAFRRASKVLTVAEDSGFEVDALNGEPGVISARWGGTDYSVKNQLIVDRLAGLPPAQRACRYVTVLAVAALDGKVYRRTGTCEGQVAERPAGDGGFGYDPIFYVPQLGKTMAEIPQTLKGTFSHRGRAATKALPLLRLLLAK